From the genome of Ardenticatenales bacterium:
TGCGTTTAGGCACTTCGTAATTCTGGTCGGTGAAGCGACGAATGCGCTCCATCTCCCGATCCCGCGCATCTTCCGGTGACACCAGGCGCACGGGACTATCCTTGAGCAGCCTGGAGGGACGCACCTCAATGATGCGGTCACCCAGCGTGGTGACGCAGCGGCCAATGAAGCGGTTGAAGTCCGCCTCAGCCAGTTCCGGCGTGTCCGTTTCTTCCGCTTCCGCGGCGGGCAGTTCAGGGAGTTCCAGGCCGGCGTCGTCGATGTTCTTCAGCTTCTTGCCCCGATATTCGGTGAGGACGGGAGCGAGGAAGGCGTCCAGCGGATCAACCCAGTAGAGCACCTCCAGGTTGCGAGCGCGGAAGGGGTCCAGGTGTGGACTATGCGCCACGGAGGTCAGGCTGTCTCCCATCACGTAGTAGATGTTCTCTTGCGCTTCCGGCAGCGCGTCTACGTAGGCGTCCAGGGAGGTGAGACTACTATTGGACGTGGAGGAGTGGAAGCGGAGGAAGGGGAGCAAATCCTCTTTGGCTTCGGGGTCAAGGGCCAATCCTTCTTTGAATACGCGCCCATAAGCCTGCCAGAATTTCGCGTATTTGTCGCTGTCTTTGTTTGCCATGTGGCGCAATTCGCGCAGGATACGGCTGCGCAGGGTCTTGCCCAGGTGGCGCATGAGACGATTGTTTTGTACGGTTTCGCGGCTGACGTTGAGCGGCAGGTCTTCGGAGTCTACGACGCCATCGACGAAGTCGAGCCATTTGGGCAGGAGGTCGGTACAGTATTCCTGGATGAGGACGTTGCGGGAGTAGAGTTTGACGCCGGGTTCCTTGCGTAGGGAGAAGATGCTGCGCTCGCGGTCGGCGGGGATGAAGAGGAGGGCGCGTACGTTTACGGGAGCATCGGCGCTGAGGTGGATGCTGGACAGCGGTGGGTTGAAATCGAGGGAGAATTGCTGATAGAAGTTGTCGTAATCTTCCTGTTGTACGTCGCTGGGGTTTTTACGCCAGAGGGATTCGCGCTGGTTGGCCTGTTCTTCGCCAACGTAGATGGGGTAGCTGACGAAGTCGGAATGTTTTTTGATGATTTGCTTGAGTTTCCAGGGGTCGGCGAAGTCGGCGGCGTCTGTTTTGAGGGAGATGTGGATTTCGGTGCCGCGGTCGTTTTTGGATGCCGGCATTACCTCAAACGCATCATCCCCTCGTGACACCCAGGCCGCCGCGCTGGCCTCCGGCTGATAGCTGCGCGAAACCACGCGCACTTCATCCGCTACCATAAAAACGGAATAGAAACCAACGCCAAACTGGCCGATCACATCACCGAGTTGCGTGGCATCTGTCCCGTTGCTCTTCATCTTCTGGAGGAACTCGCGCGCACCCGATTGGGCAATCGTACCCAGATTTTGCACCAGTTCTTCTGCCGTCATGCCGACGCCGGCGTCCTTGATGATGAGTTTTTTCGGTTCGCTCTCGCTGTCCGTCTCCAGGTGAATCGCCAGTTCCGCGCCCGCGTCGTGGACGTTTGCGTTGGTGAGCGTTTCAAAGTGCAACCGTGTGAGGGCGTCGGAGGCGTTGGAAATCAGCTCGCGCAAGAAGATTTCGCGATCCTGATACAGCGAATGCACGAGGATGTCCAGCAATTGCTTGATTTCCGCTTTGAAGTGATAGGTGCTGGTAGTGTTATCTGGTGTGGTCATTCTGCTTCCTCTTCAAAAATAGATTAGGGTCTGTCGGATCTCACGGGATTTTACGTGTGTCATGCTTCGCTTCCGCATGGCATACCCGCACCAAATCCGAAAGACCTATGATAATTAGGTGGGTAACTACTAGCCGGGTGCCCGAGCCTGTCGCCGGCAAGATGGCTTCGATAAGCTCAGCCCACGAGAGGGTTCGTTCCCGAGGCAGGCAATGGAGACAGGGAGACAGGCGTCGTCTCCCAGACTGCTCTAGTACGGCAATAATATAGCCTGATTTTGTTAGATGCGTGTAAGAGAATGTCGGTTCGCCGCCATCGGCATCCAAGACGCGCGGATGCACCATGCCGAACGGGACACGGCGCATCCGCGGAGACGTGATCGTGAGCAGGTAGGCTCGTCTACGGCTGGCTAATCATCTGGCTATAAGCCTGGCCTGTGTAGGAGTATTGGCCTTGTTGCATATTGGCGTAGGCTGCCTGGTTTGCCAGGCGGAACAACTGCGTGCTGTTGATGTTCTTGGGGACATCATTGTAGTTCACGTAGCCAAAGAAGTAGCGCGACCAGAAGAAGGAGATGAAGTCGTAGTTGTAGGTGCGCCCCAGGTCCACGATGCTCTGGATGAAGTGGATGTCCAGTGGTTGCCAGAAGCTATAAGGATCACGGGCGTAATATTCGCCCAGAGAGACTTTGCCCAAGGGTTGGGCGAGTTCCTGGGTCGTGGCTTTGTAGAGCCAGGTTTCGCCGATGACGAGACGTTTGCCGGCATTTATCGCTTGCTGCGACAGGTTGGCGGCGATTTCAAGCTGGTTGCCCTGGTCATTGGCCACCGGATAGATGTGCAGGTTGATGAAGTCCACGCTTGTTTCCTGGATATAGCGGTCAATATAGGTGCTATCTTCCCATGTGCCGTTGCCCGCGCCGTAGAGAATGCCGGCAGAACGATCCAAACTATTAAGCGTATCCTTGACGAAATTCACGAAGTCGTCCACATTCATGCGCACGCCGGTGAGGGCTACCTCGGTGGTGGGTTCGTGAGTGAGCGAGAGATAATCGGGGCGGATTTCGGAAGCGATCAGCAGGACCATGTCCTTACGCTGCTGGAAGTAGGCTTCCTTAGTGAGTCCCCGGTAATCGACAGAGACGTTGGAGAATTCCGTGCCGGCAAAAACAGGACTCGTCTCAATCAACACCTTGAAACCGCGCTGATGCGCTTCCCGCACCACCTGTTGATAAAATGATAGATACTTATCCGCGTCCGGGTAATCGGGAACCAGCAGCGGGTAGGAAATCTGCACGCCGACCCCTGTCAAACCCATTCCGCGCAAGCCGTCCAGGTATTCGCGCACAAGCTGCATGGAGCGCGGTTCCAACAACGCCGGACCCAGGTTGCCGGAAGCGGGCGTCAACTCCCCGGACCAGAACGTGCTGCTGACAGCGGGCGCTTGCGTCAAGACATTTTCTTCGAACGTGTCCAGATTTTGGTCCAGCGTCTCGTAAAGGGCATTGTAATCCGCCGGCACAGTATCGAAGGTTGGCGCCGGCGGCGACGTGGGCGTCGCGGCCACGTTGGTGGCTCCTGCCGTAGGCGCTGCCGGAGTTGGCTGTGCTGCCGCCTCCGTGGGAGCCGGCGCAGCCGCCGTGGGAGCGTCGGCGACGGCCGTCGCCGGCGCGGTAGTCGCTTCTGTCTGTTGTGGCGCTGTCGTTGCCGGTGGCTGTGACGTGGGGGTTGAGGTGATCTGCTGGCGCAGTCTCCCACGGCAGCCGGTAGCCAAAATCAGCACGACAAGAAGAAATGCTGTAAATCGTTTCATTTTATACTCCTTCAATATTGTAGGACGAATTTTTATTTCGCCTGAACGCGGAACGTGACAAGAATTCGTGAAACCTGTTCCGCTTGTCAACCAGGCCGTGCCCGACAAGGCGTGCGGCCATCGGCATTTGTTGTGGCATACGTATCTTCTCACTAAAGGGGGGGATTGTTGGTTGAGCCTGTCGGTTGAGCCTGTCGGTTGAGCCTGTCGGTTGAGCCTGTCGAAACCAACGGCCTTTGACAAGCTCAGGCTGCGTTTCCCCCGAGATATTGAGGATATACGGGCATACCCTCTCTGGCCTGGTGAATAAGCGATTGTTTTAACTGCCACAAACTGTCACTCAGAGAGACGTGATAGATGTGTGGATTGAGGATACGCTGCACGCCTGGGTCCAGGCGCTCCAGATCCGCCTGTCGCCGCTGGCGCATCACGTCAATGGGCGGTTGTGGGGAGACAACTCGCCCTTGATCATAAACGGTCTGCAACAACGGTTCGATCTCGGAGATGGCCGATTGTCGCAGGGCGCGGTACTTGGTGTGGTCGGTCGGATGGCGCAGGATGATGGGGTCCATGGTGCGCGGGTCTTCGTGATCCAGGGTGAGCAGGTCGGCGGTGGCCTGGCCACGTTCGTCGTAGATGCGCCAGACGCGCTTGTGGCCGGGATTGGGCGTTTTGGCGGGGGATTCGGAGATTTTGATTGCCGGCATCCACGCCCCATCCCCCTGCCGCAAAGCCACCAACTTATAAACGCCCCCCAGCGCCGGACTGCCCAACGACGTGATCAAATTCGTACCCACGCCAAAAGTCAGCCGTCGCAGCAGATTGTCCGCGTCAATGCCATAGCGCGGCGCTTCCATCTCAATTTGCGTCAGAATTTGCATGATGGTCAGTTCGTCTAGCTGGTTGGACAGCACAATAACGGTATCCGTAAAACCCGCCTGGTCCAGCATCCGGGCCGCCTGGATACTCAAGTACGCCAGGTCGCCAGAATCAAGGCGAATACCGATGGGACGATGCCCCTTGCTTTTGAGTTCCGTGAAGACGCGGATGGCGTTGGGGATGCCGCTGTGCAATGTGTCGATGGTGTCCACCAGCAGCAGGCAGTCGTCGGGGTACACGTCCGCATAGGCGCGGAACGCTTCCAGTTCGCCCGCGCCCATCGCCATGAAGACCTGCACCATGCTGTGCGCGTGCGTGCCTTTGGGCGGGAACCCCAGCACGTGGGAGACGCCGACGTTGGAGGTGAAGTGCGCGCCGCCGATCAGGGCCGCGCGCGCGCCTGCGTTGCCGCCTAGCCCCTGGGCGCGGCGGAGGCCGAACTCCAGGATGACCTGCCCGCGTCCGCTCTGACGAATGCGTGAGGCTTTGGTGGCGATCAGGGTTTGGTAGTTGAGATGGTTGAGCAGCGAGGTTTCCAGGATTTGGGCCAGGGCTAGTGGCCCTCGAATGATGGTGAGGGGGACGTTGGCGTGGACGACGCGCCCTTCGGGGATGGCGTCAATGGTAATGGCCCGGAAGTGGCCGTGCTGACTGAGATACTGGAGAAAGTCATCGGCGAAGAGTTGCCGACCGTTTTGGCCCGTTTGCCGGCGCAGGTAGTCGATGTCTTGCGGACGGAAATGGGCTGTTTCCATCCAGTCCAGCAGCCATTCCAGCCCGGCGTTGATGCAGTAACCTGCCTGGTGCACGCCGTAGTCGGGGTAGCTGCGGAAGAAATGGTCGAATTGGGCCGTGGTTTCGTGTAGGCCATAGCGGAAGTAGAGCTGGGCCATGGTGAGCTGGTATTCATCGGTGAAGAGAATGCCGGCAGTTGTGTCACGTTGAGATTGTTTCATCAAATTATCCTGCAAGATGCGTTGTTTGGGCACGGACAGGCAAACAAAAACCCGATGCGCCCGTATTCACATCGGTTACTCATGCGGCAGCGGCGGTTTTGTGTTGCCCCTTTGCAATTTGCCTCTATCATAGTGTTAAAGTGATGATATGTAAACACAAACACACAACAAAGGAGATGGATGATGAAGAAACTACTTGTTCTACTTGTCTTTGTGGCGCTGCTGGTTGCCTGTGGCGGCGGAACGGAAAGTCCAACAACCGGTGCGTCGGGAGCAACGGGGAGTGACGAGACCGGTCCGGCCGGCCCCGAAATCGACCCAGACACGGGCCTGGTGATCAATCCTGATCTGCAATATGCGCAGAGTGGGGAGGAGTTCATCGTTGATGGTACGGCTATCAGCCTAAATCTAACGCCGGTCACGTCGCCCGAGTATCTCATATTGCCCGAAGGCGGCACATTGCGGTATCGTATTTTAGGGCAGGCACTGGCCGATACGTTTTACGAGGATGGCAGCGCCGTTCCTATTTCCGCATTCCAAAATGGTATCCACGTGCGTGCCACGGTCAAGTTTGACGCCGACGTTTTGCCGGGTGGTCGCTACGTGTCCACGAACATAACTATCTTGCAGGACAATTAAGGCGCTTCTGTTCCCCGGTGTGGGTTAGATGCGCTGAAGTTTTCGGTGAGAAGAAGCCCGAAGTTCATGCTGCATGAACCTCTGGGGCTGACGAATTCAAGGAGCGGTCGGAGTACAACGCCATCTCTCACGGTTTCCGCTCCTGGATGGACCTTTTCTCTGTCAGCAAAGGTGCGGCGCGCTTTTCTCGATGTGACTTGTGGTATCGTCTGAAGCGCGAGTGCGTCGCACCTGGACCTTTCCCTGACTGACTCTTCCCCATTTCCCGACACGCTATCGACGGCGCGCGCGCATGATAGAAGCGGCGATGCCGGCAATAATCAACCCCGCCCCCCCTAGCAACAGCCAGGGTGGACTGCCGCTGTCATTTGCCGGCATTTCCAGGGGCGCGACCGTAGCTGTAGGAGCCGCCGTCGTTGCCGGGGCGATGACGGTGGGCGTGACCGTGGCCTCCGGCGTGAGCGAGGCGGCGGTGGTTGGGGATGAAGTAGTGGTGGGGAGAGGGGCGGCAATGCCGGCATCCGCGGCAATGCCGGCATCCGCGGCAATGCCGGCATCCGCGGCGGGCGGCGGCGTGGTTGGCGTGGCTGACGGCGGCGCGCTCGTCGCCGTCGGCGTCGGCGTCGGCACCGGGGGGCAGGTGGGATCAGGCGTAGGGTTCCACACCGGGCCGGGCGTCGGTGTGCCGCCATCCAGCGGCGGCGCGCTGACCGGCGGCACGTAGGCGATATTCCCCTGCACGGCCACGGCGGCGTCCGCTACCCAGCCGATGCGGTCGCCAGGGAGGGTGATCTGCCACCAGGGGGCGTTGGTGGCACGCCCCGTAATCGACTGCACCTGGAGATAAACGAGCGTGCCCACAATCTCGTAATCCTGCCCCGGCCCCTGGCGCACATTCACGGTGGATAGGGCTTGCACGGTGGGGAGGTCGCATGGGGCGGCGGTGGGCAGGTAGCCGCCTTCGGGCGTAGCGGCCAGATCGACCGGGGTGGCGGTGGCTTGCGGGGTTGTTTCCGTGGCCGCGGTGGTTGGTTCAGGGGTGCTTTCGCCGCCGGGCGGTCCGGGGGGCGCGGGTGGGTTGGTGGCTGTGGCCTCTGGTTCAGGGGTGCGCGTGGGAATGGTCTGGTAGGTGTTGCCGGCATATGCCGGCACGATTCCCCCAATCGCCCAACCCGCCAGCAGCGCCAAAATCATCAATCGCTTCTTCATACGGCTCTCGTCCTTGTTACCTGTGCAAAATCCTGTTATTTTCATTCATGGCAGTGCGCCCCGTTCGTGGGGAACTCATTTGGTCACTATTCCGCCTCAGAGGTACTGGAGATTGGACCAATTTCACCAGAGTAAATTGATCCAATCTGGCTTAGGACTGACGATGCAATTCCCGTTGTAACTATTCACGTCTCCGAGAGATTGGACCAATTTTGTAGACATCAATAAGATTCAACCAGAGCAAATTGGTCCAATCTGGGCAGATGACCTGTATAGTCACTTCCCGTTTTACTTCATCGTCCGTCCTTAGCCGTTACCTTCGCGAAAGGGGGTCGTGAATAGTTGCCTCATCTGAAAATCACTGTAAAAGTCATGTCACTGTTTAAGCGGGCCGTGAAGGAAATGGTCTGGTCCTGGACGTTTCCGCTGTTGGGGATGATCGTGAGCGGCTGCGTATTTGCCGGCAGCGTCACCCGCACCTGCACGTCCTGAGGGCGCGTGCCCGGTTGCTTAATCCAGCGCAGTTGATAGCGCCGCGTCTCATCCGCCGCCATTGTCGTCACCACCGGCAGCGCATACGCATACGTCTGCTCCGCCGATTCGCCACGTCGCAGCAGCAGAAAATTAGCGAACGTTGTCAGCCCACTGGGGTCTGCTATTGACTGCACCTGACCCGCCCACGGCTGCCCGGACACAAAATAGCCAGCCGCCACCGGCGCCGACGTGCCCGCCAGTAGTGTGGCCCCCGTTGGGGCATACACCCGCGCATAATCCCAATAACAATCATTACGCAGCCGGTCATAGGTGATGTCCGCCGTATAAACGGTCTGGTGAATACAATCGGCCTCGCTGCCATTCCCCTTGTGCCGGTAGCGCACCGTCAGGGTCGCGCTGCCACCGCCAGCCGCGTCAAGCAGAACCTCGTAGACCATTTCGCTGTCTACCAGCGCATTCGCCTTGTTAAAACCCACGTTGGTGTCCGCAACCAGCAGTAGATCGCCATCCGGGTTGGTGGGCAGGCGGCCATCCCACCCCATTTCTGCCAGCGCGGACGCGGCGGCGGCATCGCGCACGAATATCAGCAAGTGCTTGGTGGCAATGGCCTCCATCATGGTGCGCGCCAGCCGCACGAAATCAAGCTCGCCCGGATTTTGCAGCACTTTTGCCTGCATCGCCGCCGCCAGCGGCCCCATAAATGACTTGCGCGACCGCATCCATGCGCCCAGGTCCTCGTCCGCCGCGGTTGGCTGCCATGCCTGCTTGATCCATTCCAGCACGTTTTCGTTGCTCACGGTGGCGTCCAGTTCCGGCAGCGTCACCGGACCAATCGCTCCCAGCAGCATTTGTAGAAACCGTTGATCCGTGGCGACGATGCCGTCCAGGGGCACGCCCTGGCCGTAGGTGTACAGGTCCATCATGGCCGTGGCCGATGTAGGGAAATCGGGCCAGAAGTTGGCGTCGCGGAATAGGAACAGATCGGAGGCCATAAACTGGTGCAGCGGTTCCGGGGGCCAGTCATACGGCTTGTGCGCCCAGTCATCCACCACGTTGGCGTCGTCGAATTGGAGACCGTCGATCCGTCCATCTTGCAGCGTGAGCAGTCCCACGCCGCTGATGAAGCCGCCGGTGGGGCGCAGTTCGTCTTCGTTTTGGGCCACGATCAGGTAGCGGCGCGGACCATCGCCGCCCAGCAGCGCGGGCGCGCTCTGCGCCAGTCTCAGGCCGTCCCGGGCGATGGGCAGCCATTCGTCCAGCAGGGGGAGATACTGGCGCAACTGCCAGGGGAGCGCGTCCCGGTTCTCAATTTGGGCGTAGGCGGTGGCGACGCGGTCCAGTTCGGCGGTGGCCTGCCCCAGGTCAGGGCCGGCCTGCGCCAGCAAGGTTGGCAGGGCGGCCAGCAGGTCGTTGCCACTGTTGCCGTTGCGCAACAGGTTCAGCCCGGGCTTGAGGCCGCGGAAGGCGTAGGCGGCGGCGGCGGTGGCCGCGTCTGCCATCTCCAGCAAATGGGGCGCAGCCACGAGCGTGGGACCGAGCCGGGGAACCCATCCCAGATGGGGCATGAGGGGGTGGAAGATGCGCGTTTCCCGTGTGAGGATAACGACATCGGCGCGTGCGCCCATGACCAATGCCTCTGCCGCGTTGGGGTCAAGGTTTGTCAATCCCGCTGCCAGGAGCGTGGTGGCTTCCTGCTGGCGTGTTTGCAGAGATACGGCGGCGCGGTAGATGCGCCACCCCTTAAGGCCGAGCCAGGCAAGGAGCAGCAGAAGTCCGGCCAGGGTGAGCAGGAGGGGTAGTCGGGAGCGTCTGGGGGAGGAGGGACGGTCAGCGTTGGGCATGGTTTTCGCAGGTCAGCGGGGGCGCGGTGGTCAGATTGATGGCGCAGGTGGGATGTTCCGCTTGCTGCCACAGGGCTGGCAGATCATCGCGCTCCAGATGGGTCAGGTCAGGGTGCTGGTGGCTCAGGTGGCGGCGATACCAATCAAAGGCGTACAGGTTTGCGTCTATCAGGATCAGGTCGGGGCGCAGGCCTTCGATGGTTTGAAAATACCACAATGTAAAGATCGTTTCGTCGCCTGGAGTGAGTAGGATGCCGGCAGGCGGCGCGGCTATGAGCGCCGCTTGTGCGCGGGCGCGAAGCATCTCATCCTCGCGCAGGTTGACGCGGCCAAAGTTTAGCGCAAGCAAGGTGATAGGCAAAATCAGGAGAATGGGTTGCCCGCGTCTGGGCAAAAATGTTAACGAAATGTTCAGCAGCATCAGGCCGGGGAGGAAGAAAATGCCGGCATCGATTGCATCATAAGTGAGCGCGTACAGGGCATAAAGCGCGGTGGTGAGTAGGAGACCCACGGCCAGGCGGTCTCGCCGCCGCCACAGC
Proteins encoded in this window:
- a CDS encoding nicotinate phosphoribosyltransferase yields the protein MKQSQRDTTAGILFTDEYQLTMAQLYFRYGLHETTAQFDHFFRSYPDYGVHQAGYCINAGLEWLLDWMETAHFRPQDIDYLRRQTGQNGRQLFADDFLQYLSQHGHFRAITIDAIPEGRVVHANVPLTIIRGPLALAQILETSLLNHLNYQTLIATKASRIRQSGRGQVILEFGLRRAQGLGGNAGARAALIGGAHFTSNVGVSHVLGFPPKGTHAHSMVQVFMAMGAGELEAFRAYADVYPDDCLLLVDTIDTLHSGIPNAIRVFTELKSKGHRPIGIRLDSGDLAYLSIQAARMLDQAGFTDTVIVLSNQLDELTIMQILTQIEMEAPRYGIDADNLLRRLTFGVGTNLITSLGSPALGGVYKLVALRQGDGAWMPAIKISESPAKTPNPGHKRVWRIYDERGQATADLLTLDHEDPRTMDPIILRHPTDHTKYRALRQSAISEIEPLLQTVYDQGRVVSPQPPIDVMRQRRQADLERLDPGVQRILNPHIYHVSLSDSLWQLKQSLIHQAREGMPVYPQYLGGNAA
- a CDS encoding DUF4012 domain-containing protein — protein: MPNADRPSSPRRSRLPLLLTLAGLLLLLAWLGLKGWRIYRAAVSLQTRQQEATTLLAAGLTNLDPNAAEALVMGARADVVILTRETRIFHPLMPHLGWVPRLGPTLVAAPHLLEMADAATAAAAYAFRGLKPGLNLLRNGNSGNDLLAALPTLLAQAGPDLGQATAELDRVATAYAQIENRDALPWQLRQYLPLLDEWLPIARDGLRLAQSAPALLGGDGPRRYLIVAQNEDELRPTGGFISGVGLLTLQDGRIDGLQFDDANVVDDWAHKPYDWPPEPLHQFMASDLFLFRDANFWPDFPTSATAMMDLYTYGQGVPLDGIVATDQRFLQMLLGAIGPVTLPELDATVSNENVLEWIKQAWQPTAADEDLGAWMRSRKSFMGPLAAAMQAKVLQNPGELDFVRLARTMMEAIATKHLLIFVRDAAAASALAEMGWDGRLPTNPDGDLLLVADTNVGFNKANALVDSEMVYEVLLDAAGGGSATLTVRYRHKGNGSEADCIHQTVYTADITYDRLRNDCYWDYARVYAPTGATLLAGTSAPVAAGYFVSGQPWAGQVQSIADPSGLTTFANFLLLRRGESAEQTYAYALPVVTTMAADETRRYQLRWIKQPGTRPQDVQVRVTLPANTQPLTIIPNSGNVQDQTISFTARLNSDMTFTVIFR
- the htpG gene encoding molecular chaperone HtpG; the encoded protein is MTTPDNTTSTYHFKAEIKQLLDILVHSLYQDREIFLRELISNASDALTRLHFETLTNANVHDAGAELAIHLETDSESEPKKLIIKDAGVGMTAEELVQNLGTIAQSGAREFLQKMKSNGTDATQLGDVIGQFGVGFYSVFMVADEVRVVSRSYQPEASAAAWVSRGDDAFEVMPASKNDRGTEIHISLKTDAADFADPWKLKQIIKKHSDFVSYPIYVGEEQANQRESLWRKNPSDVQQEDYDNFYQQFSLDFNPPLSSIHLSADAPVNVRALLFIPADRERSIFSLRKEPGVKLYSRNVLIQEYCTDLLPKWLDFVDGVVDSEDLPLNVSRETVQNNRLMRHLGKTLRSRILRELRHMANKDSDKYAKFWQAYGRVFKEGLALDPEAKEDLLPFLRFHSSTSNSSLTSLDAYVDALPEAQENIYYVMGDSLTSVAHSPHLDPFRARNLEVLYWVDPLDAFLAPVLTEYRGKKLKNIDDAGLELPELPAAEAEETDTPELAEADFNRFIGRCVTTLGDRIIEVRPSRLLKDSPVRLVSPEDARDREMERIRRFTDQNYEVPKRILEVNRQHPIVVNLARMIAEKPDAGIINLTIEQLYESALVQEGLHPNPVEMLPRIQKLLELATGA
- a CDS encoding SH3 domain-containing protein; the encoded protein is MKKRLMILALLAGWAIGGIVPAYAGNTYQTIPTRTPEPEATATNPPAPPGPPGGESTPEPTTAATETTPQATATPVDLAATPEGGYLPTAAPCDLPTVQALSTVNVRQGPGQDYEIVGTLVYLQVQSITGRATNAPWWQITLPGDRIGWVADAAVAVQGNIAYVPPVSAPPLDGGTPTPGPVWNPTPDPTCPPVPTPTPTATSAPPSATPTTPPPAADAGIAADAGIAADAGIAAPLPTTTSSPTTAASLTPEATVTPTVIAPATTAAPTATVAPLEMPANDSGSPPWLLLGGAGLIIAGIAASIMRARRR